From Rhabdothermincola sediminis, a single genomic window includes:
- a CDS encoding IS256 family transposase produces the protein MLTVVTDDDARAEMRWALDEIVLEGARRMLAAALEAEVDAFIAGLADRLDERGHRLVVRNGHAQPRTITTAAGRVEVRAPRVDDRRVDPKTGERARFRSSILPPWARKSPKVTEVLPLLYLHGMSSGGFAPALEGFFGSAAGLSASVITRLTTQWQAEQRAFAERRLDDRDYVYVWADGVHFNVRLEEDRLCCLVIVGVRADGTKKLVALADGYRESTESWADLLRDLKRRGMRAPVLAVGDGALGFWGALREVFPETRGQRCWVHKAANVLSALPKSAQPTARKMLAEIRDAEDRDEAVAAANRFATEYGAKWPKAAAKITDDLELLLAFYDFPAEHWIRLKTTNPIESTFATVRLRTKVTKGPGSRAAGLAMAFKLLEAAQDRWRAVNGPHLVALVRAGARFDKEVIVEREQADQEAIA, from the coding sequence ATGTTGACAGTAGTGACCGATGACGACGCCCGCGCGGAGATGCGCTGGGCGCTGGATGAGATCGTGTTGGAGGGCGCCCGGCGCATGCTGGCGGCGGCGCTCGAGGCGGAGGTCGACGCCTTCATCGCCGGGCTGGCTGACCGGCTCGACGAGCGAGGCCACCGGCTGGTGGTGCGCAACGGCCACGCCCAGCCGCGCACGATCACGACCGCTGCGGGCCGTGTCGAGGTGCGCGCCCCGCGGGTCGATGACCGCCGCGTCGACCCGAAGACGGGTGAGCGGGCCCGGTTCCGCAGCTCGATCCTGCCGCCGTGGGCGCGCAAGAGCCCGAAGGTGACCGAGGTGCTGCCGTTGCTGTACTTGCACGGCATGTCCAGCGGTGGCTTCGCACCGGCGCTGGAGGGGTTCTTCGGGTCCGCTGCGGGCCTGTCGGCGTCGGTGATCACCCGGCTGACCACCCAGTGGCAGGCCGAGCAGCGAGCCTTCGCCGAGCGGCGCCTCGATGACCGCGACTACGTGTACGTCTGGGCCGACGGGGTGCACTTCAACGTGCGGCTCGAAGAGGACCGCCTGTGCTGTCTGGTCATCGTCGGGGTCCGTGCCGATGGCACCAAGAAGCTCGTCGCGCTCGCCGATGGCTACCGGGAGTCGACCGAGTCCTGGGCGGATCTGCTGCGGGACCTCAAGCGCCGCGGCATGCGGGCCCCGGTGCTCGCCGTCGGGGACGGGGCGCTGGGGTTCTGGGGAGCGTTGCGCGAGGTGTTCCCCGAGACCCGCGGCCAGCGGTGCTGGGTACACAAGGCCGCCAACGTGCTCTCGGCGTTGCCGAAGTCGGCCCAGCCCACCGCCCGCAAGATGCTGGCGGAGATCCGCGACGCCGAGGACCGCGACGAGGCCGTCGCTGCGGCCAACCGGTTCGCCACCGAGTACGGCGCGAAGTGGCCCAAGGCGGCCGCCAAGATCACCGACGACCTCGAGCTGCTGCTCGCGTTCTACGACTTCCCCGCCGAGCACTGGATCCGCCTCAAGACCACCAACCCGATCGAGTCGACGTTCGCGACCGTGCGGCTGCGCACCAAGGTCACCAAGGGCCCCGGCTCGAGAGCCGCCGGCCTGGCCATGGCCTTCAAGTTGCTCGAAGCCGCACAAGACCGGTGGCGAGCCGTGAACGGACCCCACCTCGTCGCGCTCGTCCGAGCCGGCGCACGCTTCGACAAGGAGGTGATCGTCGAACGCGAACAAGCGGATCAGGAAGCCATCGCGTGA
- a CDS encoding ribbon-helix-helix protein, CopG family, which yields MIRTQISMTPAQAEGLRRLAAARRRSQAALLRDALDGLLGDDERRRLVERARRPVGAFASGHRTTSARHDEVLDHAYSPSAS from the coding sequence GTGATCCGGACGCAGATCTCCATGACGCCCGCCCAGGCCGAAGGCCTCCGACGGCTCGCCGCCGCTCGCCGGCGCTCCCAGGCCGCCCTGCTGCGGGATGCGCTCGACGGCCTGCTCGGTGACGACGAGCGCAGGCGGCTGGTCGAGCGGGCACGCCGGCCGGTCGGAGCCTTCGCTTCCGGCCACCGCACCACGAGTGCACGCCACGACGAGGTGCTCGACCACGCCTACTCCCCGTCGGCGTCGTGA
- a CDS encoding very short patch repair endonuclease, translating into MTANARTVALAGGQRVPYPDPVDAASRARGKANRRRDTKVEVAIRSALHRRGLRFRKDHLVRCSNGVRVRVDIAFTRAKLAVFVDGCFWHACPDHGTTPTRNQDYWLPKLEANVQRDRRVGAALAADGWRVLRLWEHEDVMEAAAQVERKLSSLDQTRRS; encoded by the coding sequence GTGACCGCCAATGCGCGAACGGTTGCGCTCGCGGGCGGCCAGAGGGTCCCGTATCCCGACCCTGTCGATGCGGCCTCTAGGGCCCGCGGAAAGGCGAATCGCAGGCGAGACACCAAGGTCGAAGTCGCCATCCGATCCGCTCTACACCGGAGAGGTTTGCGGTTTCGCAAGGATCACCTCGTTCGGTGCTCAAACGGGGTTCGTGTCCGAGTCGACATCGCCTTCACCCGGGCGAAGCTTGCGGTCTTCGTGGATGGCTGTTTCTGGCATGCCTGTCCCGACCACGGCACGACGCCGACGCGCAACCAGGACTACTGGCTCCCCAAGCTCGAAGCCAACGTGCAGCGAGATCGGCGTGTGGGCGCCGCGTTGGCGGCCGACGGTTGGCGGGTGCTGCGGCTGTGGGAGCACGAGGACGTAATGGAGGCTGCTGCCCAGGTCGAGCGTAAGCTCTCGTCCCTCGATCAGACCAGGCGGAGCTGA
- a CDS encoding type II restriction endonuclease: MPEPEVLDWLRARCGEFEFDVVGVFRRHGDHGWPFDASDPEDLEAKLLATGHLLPLPKEPAALANILEVAIVDHLLDATKGDPGIVARRGSERGYPDLELSGDRFGKGYHALDVKVARRDDRNPARTKSRITLYTGNTYFRWPQLHWPGTFRPFADYASHLDVIVLYEFVPNISSRVAGLELVVQPAWRIASRQRSSTTREYIGAIDLIEDLRAGRGEFATPDEFYNYWRGFPFRISQQVQRQLDRLIHQQQERIDELERRDRPEEDDPR; this comes from the coding sequence GTGCCTGAGCCTGAGGTTCTCGACTGGTTGCGCGCTCGCTGCGGTGAGTTCGAGTTCGACGTCGTGGGCGTGTTCCGGCGGCACGGTGACCACGGCTGGCCCTTCGACGCCTCCGACCCGGAGGACCTTGAGGCGAAGCTCCTCGCCACCGGTCACCTCCTGCCGCTCCCGAAGGAGCCAGCGGCGCTCGCGAACATCCTGGAGGTGGCGATCGTCGACCACCTGCTCGACGCCACCAAGGGCGATCCCGGGATCGTGGCCAGGCGCGGGTCCGAGCGCGGTTACCCCGACCTCGAGCTGTCCGGCGACCGCTTTGGCAAGGGGTACCATGCCCTCGACGTCAAGGTCGCACGCCGCGACGACCGCAATCCCGCCCGGACGAAGAGCCGCATCACGCTTTACACCGGCAATACCTACTTCCGGTGGCCGCAGCTCCACTGGCCCGGCACCTTTCGGCCCTTCGCCGACTACGCCTCCCACCTCGACGTCATCGTGCTCTACGAGTTCGTCCCCAACATCAGCTCCCGCGTGGCGGGCCTTGAGCTCGTGGTCCAGCCAGCCTGGCGGATCGCCAGTCGGCAGCGATCCTCGACCACCCGGGAGTACATCGGCGCCATCGATCTGATCGAGGACCTCAGGGCCGGCCGAGGCGAGTTCGCCACCCCGGACGAGTTCTACAACTACTGGAGGGGGTTCCCGTTCCGGATCAGCCAGCAGGTGCAGCGGCAGCTCGACCGGCTGATCCACCAACAACAGGAGCGCATCGATGAACTCGAACGTCGGGATCGGCCCGAGGAGGACGATCCACGGTGA
- a CDS encoding nuclear transport factor 2 family protein, whose amino-acid sequence MPDPIPADRPDEEVAPDLGQGPASATDPSPDGQVLDPARQGDVLAIQDLAIAYAHAVDDRDWRRWEALFVPDAHIDYRHSGGIAGTPAEVAAWLPGAMAVFTFCMHSILTHEIRFTGPDTATGRVHLLNRNGLEWEGAFEFCDIGGLYLDDYVRVGAHWRFARRVEHTHYVTGGAFAAVVRDLAADAAPDRPPVAG is encoded by the coding sequence GTGCCCGACCCCATCCCCGCCGACCGTCCCGACGAGGAGGTCGCGCCCGACCTCGGCCAGGGCCCGGCCTCCGCAACCGACCCGTCTCCCGACGGTCAGGTGCTCGACCCGGCCCGGCAGGGCGACGTGCTCGCCATCCAGGACCTCGCCATCGCCTACGCCCACGCCGTCGACGACCGTGACTGGCGGCGGTGGGAGGCCCTGTTCGTCCCCGACGCTCACATCGACTACCGGCACTCCGGCGGGATCGCCGGCACACCCGCCGAGGTGGCGGCCTGGCTGCCGGGCGCCATGGCCGTGTTCACCTTCTGCATGCACTCGATCCTCACCCACGAGATCCGCTTCACGGGACCCGACACCGCCACCGGCCGGGTCCACCTGCTCAACCGCAACGGGCTGGAGTGGGAGGGCGCCTTCGAGTTCTGCGACATCGGGGGCCTGTACCTCGACGACTACGTGCGGGTGGGCGCGCACTGGCGGTTCGCCCGCCGGGTCGAGCACACCCACTACGTGACCGGCGGGGCCTTCGCCGCGGTCGTGCGCGACCTCGCGGCCGACGCCGCACCCGACCGGCCACCCGTCGCGGGCTGA
- a CDS encoding DNA cytosine methyltransferase — MSAADLGPAISLFAGAGGMDLGAEAAGFSVRAAVELNRDAAATMEKNFDHLTTEVIQRDILDVPTRDILRAAGLRGRERPALLIGGPPCTPFSKSGFWLEWKRAGLDPDASLLQAYTRVLAEARPRYFVLENVYALTYNNKASRPAFERLLREIDEAGYHCRAKVLNAADYGVPQLRPRLFVIGVPKRCPLPEHPEPTHGGTWERQATGNVARPHVTTGKALAGLVTEPEAEEVVRGRYAHLLPEIPPGENYLHLTAKRGHPDPQFEWRSRYWSFLLKLDPERPSPTIQAHPGPNVGPFHWENRRLRVPEVKRLFTFPDSFEFVGSRSAIQAQLGNSVPPKLAEAVIRAVAGLEPLVEPVGQLRLV, encoded by the coding sequence ATGTCCGCCGCCGACCTAGGTCCCGCGATCAGCCTTTTCGCAGGCGCAGGCGGCATGGATCTCGGCGCCGAGGCGGCCGGCTTCTCGGTGCGGGCCGCGGTCGAGCTGAACCGTGATGCCGCTGCGACGATGGAGAAGAACTTCGACCACCTCACGACCGAGGTGATTCAGCGGGACATCCTCGATGTCCCGACCCGCGACATCCTGCGTGCGGCGGGGCTGCGGGGCCGTGAGAGGCCCGCGCTCCTGATCGGGGGCCCGCCGTGTACGCCGTTCAGCAAGTCCGGGTTCTGGCTCGAGTGGAAGCGCGCCGGCTTGGACCCCGACGCCTCGCTCCTGCAGGCATACACCCGGGTGCTGGCAGAGGCTCGGCCTCGCTACTTCGTGCTCGAGAACGTGTACGCCCTCACCTACAACAACAAGGCGAGCCGACCAGCGTTCGAGCGGCTCCTTCGGGAGATCGACGAGGCCGGCTACCACTGCCGAGCCAAGGTGCTCAACGCTGCCGACTATGGCGTGCCTCAACTGCGGCCGCGACTGTTCGTGATCGGCGTCCCGAAACGGTGCCCTCTGCCAGAGCACCCCGAGCCCACCCACGGCGGAACCTGGGAGCGTCAAGCGACTGGGAACGTCGCCCGTCCGCACGTCACGACAGGCAAGGCACTCGCCGGCCTGGTCACCGAGCCCGAGGCGGAGGAGGTCGTCCGCGGCCGGTACGCGCACCTCCTTCCCGAGATCCCACCCGGTGAGAACTACCTTCATCTCACGGCCAAGCGCGGGCACCCGGACCCGCAGTTCGAGTGGCGAAGCCGCTACTGGTCTTTCCTGCTCAAACTCGACCCCGAGCGGCCATCGCCCACTATCCAGGCGCACCCGGGCCCCAACGTCGGGCCCTTCCACTGGGAGAACCGCCGCCTGCGGGTGCCCGAGGTCAAGCGCCTCTTCACGTTCCCAGACAGCTTCGAGTTCGTCGGGAGCCGGTCCGCCATCCAGGCGCAGCTCGGCAACTCCGTTCCCCCCAAGCTCGCCGAGGCCGTGATCCGAGCCGTCGCCGGCCTCGAGCCGCTGGTCGAGCCGGTCGGTCAGCTCCGCCTGGTCTGA
- a CDS encoding NAD(P)-binding domain-containing protein, which yields MTVIYGESDADPTALDGSTVAVVGYGNQGRCWALNLRDSGVAVEVCVRRDASREQARADGFAAHDLEAASDADVVCLLVPDDVIPQLPVRPDPEALTIVASGYTLAFGRLDPTGDAGMVAPRMLGPEVRRCYEEGVGFITAVGVHRDRTGTALARTLAVARAIGGLRQGGIEMTARDEAVLDLAVEQVLSPALAAVNTAFLTVMLEAGIPLEAILCELFLSGEVERTYRLLREVGFAAQNDLHSPTSQYGQLSRRGRYDHLGVDATMRELLADITSGRFADEWDAERDAGYPRLTALRAEHAGPAVREFEAELRRRLGPGRVERAT from the coding sequence ATGACCGTCATCTACGGGGAGTCCGACGCCGATCCCACCGCCCTCGACGGCTCCACCGTGGCGGTCGTCGGGTACGGCAACCAGGGCCGGTGCTGGGCCCTGAACCTGCGGGACAGCGGCGTGGCCGTCGAGGTGTGCGTCCGCCGGGACGCCAGCCGCGAGCAGGCCCGGGCGGACGGGTTCGCCGCCCACGACCTCGAGGCCGCGAGCGACGCCGACGTCGTGTGCCTGCTCGTCCCCGACGACGTGATCCCCCAGCTGCCGGTGCGCCCCGACCCCGAGGCTCTCACCATCGTGGCGAGCGGCTACACGCTCGCCTTCGGTCGCCTCGATCCCACCGGTGATGCCGGCATGGTGGCGCCCCGGATGCTCGGCCCCGAGGTCCGCCGGTGCTACGAGGAAGGTGTCGGGTTCATCACGGCCGTCGGCGTCCACCGGGACCGCACCGGCACGGCGCTGGCCCGTACGCTGGCGGTGGCCCGGGCCATCGGCGGGCTGCGCCAGGGCGGGATCGAGATGACCGCCCGGGACGAGGCCGTACTCGATCTCGCCGTGGAGCAGGTCCTGTCCCCGGCGCTCGCCGCGGTGAACACGGCGTTCCTGACCGTCATGCTCGAGGCCGGCATCCCGCTCGAGGCGATCCTGTGCGAGCTGTTCCTCTCCGGCGAGGTCGAGCGCACCTACCGCCTGCTGCGCGAGGTCGGCTTCGCCGCCCAGAACGACCTGCACTCGCCCACCAGCCAGTACGGGCAGCTGTCCCGGCGGGGCCGCTACGACCACCTCGGCGTGGACGCCACGATGCGGGAGCTGCTCGCCGACATCACCAGCGGACGTTTCGCCGACGAATGGGACGCCGAGCGCGACGCCGGCTACCCCCGGCTCACCGCGCTGCGTGCCGAGCACGCCGGGCCGGCGGTCCGGGAGTTCGAGGCGGAGCTGCGCCGCAGGCTCGGACCCGGCCGGGTGGAGAGGGCGACCTGA
- a CDS encoding type II toxin-antitoxin system VapC family toxin, with amino-acid sequence MTTVFVDTSALYAVLDRDDEHHRSAARHWHRLLDGIEAGTADACTHGSVLVEVTALVQHRLGRAAVRALHDAVLPVLEVVWVDRELHRRAVAALLAADRRDVSLVDWTSFEVMRDRGIEAVFAFDEDFAAQGFAAWAD; translated from the coding sequence GTGACCACGGTCTTCGTCGACACCTCGGCGCTCTACGCGGTGCTGGACCGCGACGACGAGCACCACCGGTCCGCGGCCCGGCACTGGCACCGCCTGCTCGACGGGATCGAGGCGGGAACGGCCGACGCCTGCACCCACGGCTCGGTGCTCGTCGAGGTGACGGCGCTCGTGCAGCACCGCCTCGGCAGGGCCGCCGTGCGCGCCCTGCACGACGCCGTCCTGCCCGTGCTCGAGGTGGTGTGGGTCGACCGGGAGCTGCACCGCCGGGCGGTCGCCGCCCTGCTGGCCGCCGACCGCCGGGACGTGAGCCTCGTGGACTGGACGTCGTTCGAGGTCATGCGGGATCGGGGCATCGAGGCCGTGTTCGCCTTCGACGAGGACTTCGCGGCGCAGGGCTTCGCCGCCTGGGCCGATTGA
- a CDS encoding threonine aldolase family protein — protein MGSGTASSSVGSARRRATSGSADRVPHPAPPGGTVTPDDPGTRDRPPSPDGSEAEPPPAGVRPAQPAGLPPAPSCSFASDNTAGASPEVLEALAAANSGPAMAYGDDPWTASAERAIRELFDAPVEVLFCWGGTGANIVGLASVLQPWQAVITVDSAHVVVDETGGPVRFSGSSIITVPAVDGKLVPDALEPYAFWAGIEHRPQPRVVTVSQATEDGTVYTADELGALAERCHARGMVLHVDGARIANAVVATGTDLTTLIRDPGVDVMTFGMTKNGAVYGEAVVFVDPALATHARYVRKQAGQLVSKSRYVGAQVAALLTDDLWLRNARTANDTAALLAREVAGVEGVTVVRPPQVNMVFATVPWDRLGTLLEWSFFWPWDPEHHVVRWMTSFQTTEADVHTFVAGIRRILAGD, from the coding sequence ATGGGGTCGGGCACGGCGTCCTCCTCGGTCGGGTCGGCTCGTCGGAGAGCGACCTCCGGCTCGGCGGATAGGGTGCCTCATCCCGCACCACCCGGAGGGACCGTGACCCCCGACGACCCCGGCACCCGAGATCGTCCACCGTCTCCTGACGGGTCGGAAGCGGAACCGCCGCCGGCGGGAGTCCGGCCTGCGCAACCGGCGGGTCTGCCCCCGGCACCGTCGTGCTCCTTCGCGAGCGACAACACCGCAGGTGCCAGTCCCGAGGTGCTCGAGGCGCTCGCCGCGGCGAACAGCGGGCCGGCGATGGCCTACGGCGACGACCCCTGGACGGCCTCGGCCGAGCGGGCGATCCGCGAGCTGTTCGACGCGCCGGTGGAGGTGCTGTTCTGCTGGGGTGGGACCGGGGCCAACATCGTGGGGTTGGCGAGCGTGCTGCAGCCCTGGCAGGCGGTGATCACCGTCGACAGCGCCCACGTCGTGGTGGACGAGACCGGCGGGCCGGTGCGCTTCAGCGGCTCGTCGATCATCACGGTGCCGGCCGTGGACGGCAAGCTGGTCCCCGACGCGCTCGAGCCGTACGCGTTCTGGGCGGGGATCGAGCACCGGCCCCAGCCCCGGGTGGTGACCGTGAGCCAGGCCACCGAGGACGGCACCGTGTACACCGCGGACGAGCTCGGTGCGCTGGCGGAGCGCTGCCACGCCCGGGGGATGGTCCTGCACGTCGACGGCGCCCGCATCGCCAACGCCGTCGTGGCCACCGGCACGGATCTCACCACCCTGATCCGTGACCCCGGCGTGGACGTGATGACCTTCGGGATGACCAAGAACGGCGCCGTGTACGGCGAGGCGGTCGTGTTCGTGGACCCGGCCCTTGCCACCCACGCGCGCTACGTGCGCAAGCAGGCGGGCCAGCTCGTGTCCAAGTCGCGCTACGTCGGCGCGCAGGTGGCTGCGTTGCTCACCGACGACCTGTGGTTGCGCAACGCCCGGACCGCCAACGACACCGCCGCCCTGCTCGCCCGGGAGGTGGCGGGCGTGGAGGGGGTGACGGTGGTGCGGCCACCGCAGGTCAACATGGTGTTCGCCACGGTGCCGTGGGACCGGCTCGGCACGCTGTTGGAGTGGTCGTTCTTCTGGCCCTGGGATCCCGAGCACCACGTCGTGCGCTGGATGACCAGCTTCCAGACCACCGAGGCCGACGTGCACACCTTCGTCGCCGGGATCCGCCGCATCCTGGCCGGCGACTGA